Sequence from the Actinocatenispora sera genome:
TACCGGACGAACGACCTTGGCGCCCTGGCCGCGGCCTGCTACGGCATCGCCTGGGTCGTCGGTAGGCGGGATGGGAGCCCCCAGCCACCCGCGATCAGGTGCCTGCGCAGGCTCCTCTCCCATCCTGGAGCCGGAGCCCCCCGCCGGAGGCGCTTGAAACGCCCATGAGCCGCTAGTCAGAGACAAGTCACCCAAAACATCACGGAGTGTGCTCGATTTCAGGGGCGAGCCGCGGATCGTACTCACGGGGTCCGACACAACGGTGACCACAACATGTTGGGCGTCTCACTGGACCGAGCGCCCCAGATCTTGTGTTACATGGTTGTGGTTTTGGCTTGCGCCAGGCCGGGAAGTGGCCTACAGTCAGTCACGAGCACAGCACGATGGCCCCGGCGAGGGTGCCGAGGTTGACACGCTCACCGGGGCCCTAGTGCGAATTGAGGCTCGCTCCTGGACCCTACATTGCTGTCTCCTGGTTGGCCCAGCCATCCAGGGTCACAGCGTGGTGACGTGCGTCTGGCTCGTCGCGTGGGCGAAACACGCCCGGCGAGAAGGGTATGGGCATGTCCAGGAACATCACTGCAATCCGCCTGTCGGCGGGCGGCACCCGCCACGAGCACATCACCGCTGTTCGTTGGCAGGTGGCCGGCACCTATCAGACTGGCGACTCGACCACGGCTGACATGGTCCACTGGATCGAGGCCGGCGGCTCTGCGTACGTTTCCAACGGGCATCGGACGGTCTCCGTCGGAGTCGTCGAGCCCAACATCGGAGCGAAGTACCTTCGGACCCACGCTGATGGCG
This genomic interval carries:
- a CDS encoding DUF3892 domain-containing protein is translated as MSRNITAIRLSAGGTRHEHITAVRWQVAGTYQTGDSTTADMVHWIEAGGSAYVSNGHRTVSVGVVEPNIGAKYLRTHADGVWTDNLLALPRF